One Gemmatimonadaceae bacterium genomic window carries:
- the mreD gene encoding rod shape-determining protein MreD, producing the protein MATAQPPSGLAAAAGAWLGFLLLVAAHFAIRPLFASRANVDFLLIAILFSAVRVRPGLAALLGLAAGFTVDALAPGSFGAAALSLVAVAFAASRVKAVFFADHVALTGLFVFVGKVAFDVVYASVSGGVRGMQLVVQLLLWTPLSAALTAAVAVILLTLFKPLYRPVTG; encoded by the coding sequence ATGGCCACCGCGCAGCCACCGTCCGGCCTCGCCGCTGCCGCCGGCGCGTGGCTCGGATTCCTCCTGCTGGTCGCGGCGCACTTTGCCATCAGGCCGCTCTTCGCGTCGCGCGCCAACGTCGATTTTCTCCTGATTGCCATCTTGTTCTCGGCTGTGCGAGTCCGCCCGGGATTGGCCGCGTTGCTCGGCCTCGCGGCGGGATTCACTGTGGACGCGCTGGCTCCGGGATCGTTTGGGGCCGCGGCATTGTCACTCGTGGCTGTGGCCTTCGCGGCCAGTCGCGTCAAAGCGGTGTTCTTCGCCGATCATGTCGCGCTCACCGGTCTCTTCGTTTTCGTCGGCAAGGTGGCCTTCGATGTTGTCTACGCCAGTGTCAGTGGGGGCGTCCGCGGTATGCAGCTGGTGGTGCAGTTGTTGCTCTGGACGCCGCTGTCGGCGGCGCTCACGGCCGCTGTGGCCGTGATTCTGCTGACGTTGTTCAAGCCGCTGTACCGGCCCGTCACCGGGTGA
- a CDS encoding rod shape-determining protein MreC: MARGVRGGSAYRGVRFDNGLLLACVACAIIALVMPRRFRDSVASALRGTVLAPLVGLESRASRVRAAIASRDELLATRGQAATEALSLRAIVDENTVMRRLMGLSARLADGFVVADVLPRRGVDDDFTLTLNVGSNAGIAAFAPVVTADGLVGMVERVDANTAFAITWADPSFRVSAMSVDNRAFGIVQPHLGSGAERLMLELKGVPFRDKLDSGAVIVSSGLGTTYPRGIPVGIVMGEISTPEKWARTYLLMPAVLPAAIGPVLVLRADRGARGVSQVWINVASADSAARAIAAAGDSVARKSALDELAARRAALDSAFADSVSRDTLRGAAPVVRAPLTRADSLKADSVRRARADSSRPRVPTVPPPTSRSGPPPLREDR, translated from the coding sequence GTGGCTCGCGGTGTCCGCGGCGGATCCGCGTATCGCGGAGTGCGGTTCGACAACGGGCTGTTGTTGGCCTGTGTCGCGTGCGCGATCATCGCCCTCGTCATGCCGCGGCGATTCCGCGACAGCGTCGCGAGCGCATTGCGTGGAACCGTGCTGGCGCCGTTGGTAGGCTTGGAGAGTCGCGCGTCCCGCGTGCGGGCGGCCATCGCGTCACGCGATGAACTGCTGGCGACGCGTGGGCAGGCGGCAACCGAGGCGTTGAGTCTTCGCGCGATTGTCGACGAGAATACCGTCATGCGGCGGCTGATGGGATTGTCCGCCCGGCTGGCCGATGGATTTGTGGTGGCCGATGTGCTGCCACGGCGCGGCGTGGATGATGACTTCACGCTCACGCTGAATGTCGGATCCAATGCCGGCATCGCCGCGTTCGCGCCGGTGGTGACGGCGGACGGTCTGGTGGGCATGGTCGAGCGCGTCGACGCCAACACCGCGTTCGCGATCACCTGGGCCGATCCCAGTTTTCGCGTCAGTGCCATGAGCGTGGACAATCGCGCGTTCGGCATTGTGCAGCCGCATCTGGGGAGTGGGGCGGAGCGCCTGATGCTGGAGTTGAAGGGCGTGCCGTTTCGCGACAAGCTGGATTCCGGAGCGGTGATTGTCAGTTCGGGATTGGGCACGACGTATCCGCGCGGCATTCCCGTCGGCATTGTCATGGGGGAGATCTCGACGCCGGAGAAATGGGCGCGCACGTATCTGCTCATGCCGGCGGTCCTGCCAGCGGCCATCGGGCCCGTGCTGGTGCTGCGCGCAGACCGCGGCGCGCGAGGGGTGAGTCAGGTCTGGATCAACGTGGCGTCCGCCGACAGTGCGGCGCGCGCCATCGCGGCCGCGGGCGATTCCGTGGCGCGCAAATCGGCGCTTGATGAACTGGCCGCGCGGCGCGCCGCACTCGACTCCGCGTTTGCCGACAGTGTCTCGCGCGACACGTTGCGTGGCGCCGCACCGGTGGTGCGCGCGCCGCTCACACGCGCCGACAGCCTGAAAGCCGACAGCGTGCGTCGCGCGCGCGCCGATTCGTCGCGTCCCCGCGTGCCCACCGTGCCGCCGCCGACATCACGCAGCGGACCGCCACCCCTGCGCGAGGATCGCTGA
- a CDS encoding acetyl-CoA carboxylase carboxyltransferase subunit beta: MAWFRKEKKPRQPRRERLEIPPDTWEKCEACGHTDIRAKFLRNFNVCPECDYHRRLRAWDYATMLLDEASIGEIGGELRSVDPLGFPDYPARLKRAVASAGDSDAILTVTGLMEGLPVGIGIMDFAFMGGSMGSVVGEKIARLGQRSLEKKHPLVIISASGGARMQEGVLSLMQMAKAAAVLSQLAERRIPYVSILTNPTTGGVSASFAMLGDSILAEPGAVIGFAGPRVIKQTLGQDLPEGFQTAEFLVDHGMVDSVVHRKELRSTVTRLLRHMTGRPAATGHAQDS; this comes from the coding sequence ATGGCTTGGTTCCGGAAAGAAAAGAAACCGCGGCAGCCTCGTCGCGAGCGGCTCGAGATCCCACCGGACACGTGGGAGAAGTGCGAGGCGTGCGGGCACACCGATATCCGCGCCAAGTTCTTGCGGAATTTCAACGTGTGCCCCGAATGCGACTATCATCGGCGGCTGCGTGCCTGGGACTACGCCACCATGCTGCTGGACGAAGCGTCCATTGGCGAAATTGGCGGTGAGCTCCGATCGGTCGATCCGTTGGGCTTTCCCGACTATCCGGCGCGGCTCAAGCGCGCGGTCGCCAGTGCCGGGGACAGTGATGCGATCCTGACAGTCACCGGGCTGATGGAGGGGCTGCCGGTTGGGATTGGCATCATGGATTTTGCGTTCATGGGTGGATCAATGGGCTCGGTCGTGGGCGAGAAGATCGCTCGCCTTGGGCAGCGCTCTCTGGAGAAGAAACACCCACTGGTCATCATCTCGGCGTCGGGCGGCGCGCGCATGCAGGAGGGCGTACTCTCGCTCATGCAGATGGCGAAAGCGGCGGCCGTGCTGTCGCAACTGGCCGAACGACGCATTCCGTACGTGTCGATCTTGACCAATCCGACGACCGGGGGAGTGAGCGCCAGCTTCGCCATGCTGGGGGACTCCATCCTTGCTGAACCTGGCGCCGTGATCGGGTTTGCCGGCCCACGTGTCATCAAGCAGACGCTGGGGCAGGATTTGCCAGAGGGCTTTCAGACGGCAGAATTCCTGGTCGATCATGGGATGGTCGATAGCGTCGTGCACCGGAAGGAACTGCGATCGACGGTTACGCGACTCCTTCGGCACATGACTGGCCGTCCCGCGGCTACCGGACACGCGCAGGACAGCTGA
- the mrdA gene encoding penicillin-binding protein 2 has product MSYHPNEVLRRARVARGVLFMVFLALSAAFFRTQVLQNAQYKLQSENNRLREVPLPGARGIIYDRQGEIIAENLPGYRVLILSPTEDSLRSALTTLAKIVPIDSAQQELAVGRFRRSPQRPAVIFNDASFQVVSVLEERRVEFPGLIIQSSPKRYYPDAEAMAALIGYTGEISERELTLPAYAGYKAGQQIGKQGLEKQYEEQLRGREGRRYVEVDARNRVVRDNGVRAEEPPEAPPPLRTNIDLDLQRYAHEYFGDSLRGAVVALNPQTGGVLALYSAPSYDINRFIGGVPPKYFASLLADPKRPMTNRALQGLYAPASTWKLATAVIGLQRNLVTIESHMPQPCTGGYYYGRVFKCWDKRGHGDVTLAQAITKSCDVYFYQLGLKIQLANLLAGGVKLGFGERTGIDLPSESRPIWPEGIEYFNKKYGKGGWNPSVVLSLSIGQANNSQTPLNMARFYTALATDGAAAEPQIVAHEPVRTQILNLDKDKLEGLQMALADVVSRGTAAGAQIQGLLIAGKTGTAQNPPHPDNAWFVGYAPAENPKIVVAVILEEGLHGSAAAKVATKMMERFLKTKGLTLKSVTND; this is encoded by the coding sequence GTGAGCTACCATCCGAACGAGGTGCTGCGGCGTGCGCGCGTCGCCCGTGGTGTTCTGTTCATGGTGTTCCTGGCGCTCAGCGCGGCGTTCTTTCGCACGCAGGTGTTGCAGAACGCGCAGTACAAGCTGCAATCGGAAAACAACCGGTTGCGCGAGGTCCCCTTGCCGGGCGCCCGCGGCATCATCTACGATCGTCAGGGCGAGATCATCGCGGAGAATCTGCCGGGATACCGCGTGCTCATCCTGAGTCCCACGGAGGACTCGCTGCGTTCGGCGCTGACCACGCTGGCGAAGATCGTGCCGATTGATTCGGCGCAGCAGGAACTCGCCGTTGGCCGCTTTCGCCGGTCCCCGCAGCGCCCGGCGGTGATCTTCAACGACGCTTCGTTCCAGGTGGTGTCGGTGCTCGAAGAACGCCGCGTGGAGTTCCCGGGGTTGATCATCCAGAGTTCGCCAAAACGGTACTATCCGGATGCCGAAGCGATGGCGGCGCTGATTGGCTATACGGGCGAGATTTCCGAACGGGAGCTGACGTTGCCTGCCTACGCTGGCTATAAAGCGGGGCAACAGATCGGCAAGCAGGGGCTGGAGAAGCAATACGAGGAGCAGTTGCGCGGTCGTGAAGGGCGCCGGTACGTCGAAGTCGATGCGCGGAATCGCGTGGTGCGCGACAATGGCGTCCGCGCGGAAGAACCGCCGGAGGCCCCGCCGCCGTTGCGCACGAACATCGATCTCGATTTGCAGCGATACGCCCACGAGTACTTTGGCGATTCGTTGCGCGGTGCCGTGGTCGCGTTGAACCCGCAAACCGGCGGCGTCCTCGCACTGTACAGCGCGCCATCGTACGATATCAATCGGTTCATTGGTGGCGTCCCGCCCAAGTATTTCGCCAGCCTGCTGGCGGACCCGAAGCGGCCGATGACCAACCGCGCGCTGCAAGGGCTCTATGCGCCGGCGTCCACCTGGAAGCTAGCCACCGCCGTCATCGGCCTCCAACGCAACCTCGTCACAATAGAATCGCACATGCCACAACCATGCACGGGCGGGTACTACTACGGTCGCGTGTTCAAGTGCTGGGACAAACGCGGTCATGGCGACGTCACGCTGGCGCAAGCCATCACCAAGTCGTGCGATGTGTACTTCTACCAATTGGGACTCAAGATCCAACTGGCCAATTTGCTGGCGGGCGGCGTCAAGCTGGGCTTCGGCGAACGCACCGGCATCGATCTGCCCAGCGAGAGTCGTCCGATCTGGCCGGAGGGCATCGAGTATTTCAACAAGAAGTACGGCAAGGGCGGATGGAATCCATCGGTCGTCCTGAGTTTGTCGATCGGTCAGGCGAACAACTCGCAGACGCCGTTGAACATGGCGCGGTTCTACACCGCGCTGGCCACCGACGGCGCCGCGGCGGAACCGCAGATTGTGGCCCATGAACCCGTGCGCACGCAGATTCTCAATCTCGACAAGGACAAACTCGAGGGGCTGCAGATGGCGCTGGCCGACGTGGTCTCGCGCGGCACGGCGGCAGGTGCCCAAATTCAGGGCTTGTTGATTGCCGGCAAGACGGGCACGGCGCAAAACCCGCCGCACCCCGACAACGCCTGGTTTGTCGGTTACGCTCCGGCCGAGAATCCGAAGATCGTCGTGGCGGTGATACTGGAAGAAGGACTGCACGGATCGGCCGCGGCGAAAGTCGCCACCAAGATGATGGAGCGTTTTCTGAAGACCAAAGGCCTCACCCTCAAATCCGTCACGAACGACTAG
- a CDS encoding rod shape-determining protein yields the protein MFWPFNKANSLFPANAIAVDLGTANTLIYVKGEGIVLNEPSVVALDRETKKIRGVGLEAKRMLGRTPEGIMAVRPMKDGVIADFDVTEKMLRYFLTLVIDKHVFKVKPRVIVCVPSGITEVEKRAVRDSALGAGAKEVFMVTEPMAAAIGVGLPVESPTGNMVIDIGGGTTEIAVIALSGIVSDTSIRTGGDELDVSIVQFMRKNYNLLIGEPTAEQIKIQIGSAYPVGDEREMEVKGRDLVSGIPKTVRVHSSEIREAVQEPIQQIVDAVRRALEITPPELASDIVDRGIVMTGGGALIRGLDVLLSQETGLPIHVDEDPLTCVVRGTGKILDDEEKYWSVLTT from the coding sequence ATGTTCTGGCCCTTCAATAAGGCGAATTCGCTGTTCCCGGCGAACGCCATCGCGGTGGATCTTGGCACGGCCAACACCCTCATCTACGTGAAGGGCGAAGGCATCGTGCTCAATGAACCGTCGGTGGTGGCACTGGATCGCGAAACCAAGAAAATCCGCGGGGTTGGACTCGAAGCGAAGCGCATGCTGGGCCGGACACCCGAAGGTATCATGGCCGTCCGTCCCATGAAGGACGGCGTGATCGCGGACTTCGACGTCACGGAAAAGATGCTGCGGTATTTCCTCACACTCGTGATTGACAAGCATGTCTTCAAGGTGAAGCCGCGTGTCATCGTGTGTGTGCCGTCGGGCATCACGGAAGTGGAGAAGCGCGCGGTGCGTGATTCGGCGCTCGGGGCCGGTGCCAAGGAAGTGTTCATGGTGACTGAACCGATGGCCGCCGCGATTGGTGTTGGGCTTCCGGTGGAGTCGCCAACGGGGAACATGGTGATCGATATCGGCGGTGGGACCACCGAGATTGCCGTGATCGCCCTGTCCGGGATCGTGAGCGACACGTCCATTCGCACCGGTGGCGACGAGCTCGACGTGAGCATCGTCCAATTCATGCGCAAGAACTACAATCTGTTGATCGGCGAACCCACGGCGGAGCAGATCAAGATTCAGATCGGGTCCGCGTACCCGGTTGGCGATGAGCGCGAGATGGAAGTCAAGGGGCGGGATCTGGTGTCCGGCATTCCGAAGACCGTGCGCGTGCATTCGAGTGAGATTCGCGAAGCGGTGCAGGAGCCGATCCAGCAGATTGTCGATGCCGTGCGCCGCGCGCTCGAGATCACGCCGCCGGAACTCGCGTCGGATATTGTGGATCGCGGCATCGTCATGACGGGCGGCGGGGCGCTGATTCGCGGCCTTGATGTGTTGCTCAGTCAGGAAACGGGGCTGCCGATCCATGTCGATGAGGATCCGCTGACGTGCGTGGTGCGCGGCACCGGCAAGATTCTCGACGACGAAGAGAAGTACTGGTCGGTCCTCACGACCTGA
- a CDS encoding bifunctional folylpolyglutamate synthase/dihydrofolate synthase, translating to MAPAEEASAAYHAALAKLFARTGGAWRLGLDRVAALLQALGNPQRAYPVFHVACTNGKGSTVATLDALMRHAGLRVARYTSPHLVDFSERVVVDGRPMQQHDITAWLNANEPLLTALGATFFEATTAMALSYFAKAGAEVAIVEVGLGGRLDATNVVEPIAAGVTQIGFDHMEFLGDSLPQIAIEKAGIFKRHAGAVIGETRPEIRDILFAQAVAAEASPIRVTGLDWRVRDVSLAETGTTFTLETPDRIRRLTTPLVGTFQADNTAVALAMLESAGERWARIADQAETGLAGVRLAGRFHHWGRWLFDVAHNADGAASVVANLRATGLPSPVVAVVTVLRDKDWRGILQAVATVADRVFLTSAPTAPASRAWDLNEVETWARSMSIPSERIDDFDEALRLADTSGATILVTGSFHTVGDAMERLQVDPLAR from the coding sequence ATGGCCCCTGCTGAAGAGGCCTCGGCGGCCTACCACGCGGCGTTAGCCAAGCTGTTCGCGCGCACGGGCGGCGCGTGGCGTTTGGGACTCGATCGTGTGGCCGCGCTGTTGCAGGCCCTTGGGAATCCGCAGCGCGCGTATCCGGTATTTCATGTCGCTTGCACCAACGGCAAGGGCAGCACGGTAGCCACCCTGGACGCGCTGATGCGACATGCCGGGCTGCGTGTAGCGCGCTATACCTCACCCCACCTCGTCGATTTCAGCGAGCGGGTCGTGGTCGATGGACGGCCGATGCAACAGCACGACATTACGGCCTGGTTGAATGCCAATGAACCGCTGTTGACGGCGTTGGGAGCGACCTTCTTCGAGGCTACGACGGCCATGGCCCTGTCGTACTTCGCCAAGGCCGGTGCTGAGGTGGCGATCGTTGAAGTGGGCCTTGGCGGCCGACTGGACGCCACCAACGTGGTTGAACCCATTGCCGCCGGTGTCACGCAGATCGGCTTTGACCACATGGAGTTCCTCGGTGACTCGCTGCCACAGATTGCCATTGAGAAGGCCGGTATCTTCAAGCGCCATGCTGGTGCAGTCATTGGTGAGACCCGTCCAGAGATTCGGGATATTCTGTTCGCTCAGGCGGTGGCCGCGGAGGCATCACCAATTCGTGTGACAGGCCTCGACTGGCGGGTGCGGGACGTGTCGCTGGCCGAAACGGGAACCACCTTTACGCTGGAGACTCCCGACCGAATCCGGCGTCTGACGACGCCGCTGGTCGGGACCTTTCAGGCCGACAATACTGCCGTGGCGCTGGCCATGCTCGAGTCGGCGGGCGAGCGCTGGGCGCGCATCGCGGATCAGGCAGAGACCGGCTTGGCCGGAGTGCGTTTGGCGGGGCGGTTCCATCATTGGGGTCGGTGGCTTTTTGACGTGGCACACAATGCGGATGGCGCCGCCAGCGTCGTCGCGAATCTGCGGGCCACGGGCTTGCCGTCGCCCGTGGTGGCGGTGGTCACGGTGCTGCGCGACAAGGATTGGCGGGGGATTTTGCAGGCCGTGGCAACCGTGGCGGACCGCGTGTTCCTGACATCGGCTCCGACCGCACCGGCATCTCGCGCCTGGGACTTGAATGAGGTGGAGACCTGGGCGCGCTCGATGTCCATACCGTCCGAGCGGATCGACGACTTCGACGAGGCGCTGCGTCTGGCCGACACCTCGGGAGCGACCATTCTGGTGACCGGGTCATTCCACACGGTTGGAGACGCCATGGAGCGGTTGCAGGTCGATCCGTTGGCTCGGTAG
- the rodA gene encoding rod shape-determining protein RodA — MALPLRRQGIDYPLLVLALLLTAFGIAMVFSAGQTDAPAGVVARLWQRQLGFFAISLIACFVVSRGSVRLLEWSAWPLYLLSCGLLVLVLFIGTGAGTAESMKGWLTIGGKRIGQPAELAKLATTLMLARVLAAQREPPRALVELWRPLLVVGIPWILVMAQPDLGTGIVFIGICFAMLFWAGVSWPVLLMLASPGISLILAFSTSAWGAWFFLLFALMLWHRPYLLEGVALMLANVAMGIVAPILWDKLKPYQRGRLLVFLDPTLDPRNAGYHIMQSKVAIGSGGLFGQGFTLGSQKRLQFLPERHTDFIFSVVGEELGFVGVTVALSLFLALFLRSTRVATRANDAFPSLLAFGLMSAWVIHVTINIGMTLSLMPVTGIPLPFFSYGGSFLLVSWLSVAVLLRISAEGRGLPDAMGL, encoded by the coding sequence GTGGCACTTCCGCTGCGTCGACAAGGGATCGACTACCCGCTGCTGGTGCTGGCGCTGTTGTTGACAGCGTTCGGCATCGCCATGGTCTTTTCGGCTGGCCAGACGGACGCGCCGGCCGGTGTCGTGGCGCGCCTCTGGCAGCGACAACTCGGGTTTTTCGCGATCTCGTTGATTGCCTGCTTTGTCGTGTCGCGCGGATCCGTACGCTTGCTGGAATGGAGTGCGTGGCCGCTGTATTTGTTGAGTTGCGGGCTGTTGGTCCTGGTCTTGTTTATCGGCACAGGGGCCGGCACAGCCGAAAGCATGAAGGGATGGCTGACGATTGGCGGTAAACGCATTGGGCAGCCGGCCGAACTGGCCAAGCTGGCCACCACCCTGATGCTGGCGCGTGTGCTGGCGGCGCAACGCGAGCCGCCACGGGCATTGGTGGAACTGTGGCGACCGTTGCTGGTGGTCGGCATACCGTGGATCCTGGTGATGGCACAACCGGATCTTGGTACAGGCATCGTGTTCATCGGCATCTGTTTCGCGATGCTGTTCTGGGCGGGCGTGTCGTGGCCGGTGCTGCTGATGCTGGCCAGTCCAGGCATCAGCTTGATCCTCGCGTTCAGCACCAGCGCCTGGGGCGCCTGGTTCTTCCTCTTGTTCGCCTTGATGTTGTGGCATCGCCCCTATCTGCTGGAAGGGGTGGCACTGATGCTGGCGAATGTCGCGATGGGTATCGTCGCACCCATTCTCTGGGACAAGCTCAAGCCGTACCAGCGAGGCCGCCTGCTGGTATTTCTCGATCCCACCCTCGATCCGCGCAACGCGGGCTACCACATCATGCAGTCGAAGGTGGCGATCGGTTCCGGCGGGTTGTTCGGACAGGGATTCACACTCGGCAGTCAGAAGCGGCTGCAATTCCTCCCGGAACGGCACACCGATTTCATCTTCTCCGTCGTGGGTGAGGAACTCGGCTTCGTGGGCGTCACCGTCGCGCTGTCGTTGTTCCTTGCCCTGTTCCTGCGCAGCACGCGGGTGGCCACGCGGGCGAACGATGCGTTTCCCAGTCTGCTGGCGTTCGGCCTGATGTCTGCCTGGGTCATCCACGTCACGATTAATATCGGCATGACCCTGAGCCTGATGCCGGTGACCGGCATTCCACTGCCGTTCTTCAGCTACGGCGGCTCCTTTCTGCTGGTGAGCTGGCTATCAGTCGCCGTTCTGCTGCGTATTTCGGCGGAAGGCCGAGGTCTTCCGGACGCCATGGGATTGTAG